The Burkholderia pyrrocinia genome has a segment encoding these proteins:
- a CDS encoding phosphocholine-specific phospholipase C: MTRSNRRDFLRVAAGTAGAAALNLFPPVIRDALAIPANRRTGTIRDIEHIVILMQENRSFDHYFGTMRGVRGFGDPRALRLANGKSVFHQPVGPAELLPFHPGADKLGLQFLQDLPHGWQDMHAAWNKGRYDQWVPNKGTTTMAYLKRDDIPFHYQLADAFTICDAYHCAIPSSTDPNRYYMWTGYVGNDGTGGGPVLGNEERGYGWTTYPEVLEQAGVSWKIYQDVGTGLDANGSWGWTQNPYIGNYGDNALLYFNQYRTALPGTPLYDKARTGTNISAGGTLFDVLQQDVKNGTLPQVSWICAPEAYSEHPNWPANYGAWYIEQVLKALVSNPDVWSKTALFITYDENDGFFDHVPPPFAPQSRDNGLSTVATTNEAFAGDASHMAGPYGLGPRVPMLVVSPWTKGGWVCSQTFDHTSLLQFIEARFGAQHAVTAANVSPWRRTVCGNLTSAFDFSTPDASWPQLPDTSGYAPPDRNRHPDYIPVPPVVQHLPKQEHGLRPARALPYELFVHGRIDNASGQFRLTFANTGAAGAAFQVQARNRVDGPWTYTVDAGKRLSDTWSPAPSLGLYDLDVYGPNGFYCHFRSPAASAVGPASVNPEVIYGYDVANGNITLRLMNRGHRTVRLKVTNAYGHGHAREFDLKPGTHVDDYWDLRGSHGWYDLTVSDGKPLGFLRRFAGHVETGRPSTSDPLIRTTASHDDVEAASDALSD, encoded by the coding sequence ATGACCCGATCGAACCGTCGTGATTTCCTGCGCGTCGCCGCCGGCACTGCCGGCGCCGCCGCGCTGAACCTCTTTCCGCCCGTGATCCGCGATGCGCTTGCGATTCCCGCGAACCGCCGCACCGGCACGATCCGCGACATCGAACACATCGTGATCCTGATGCAGGAGAACCGCTCGTTCGACCATTACTTCGGCACGATGCGCGGTGTCCGCGGCTTCGGCGACCCGCGCGCGCTGCGTCTCGCGAACGGCAAGTCGGTGTTCCACCAGCCGGTCGGCCCGGCCGAACTGCTGCCGTTCCACCCGGGCGCGGACAAGCTCGGCCTGCAGTTCCTGCAGGACCTGCCGCACGGCTGGCAGGACATGCATGCCGCGTGGAACAAGGGCCGCTACGACCAGTGGGTGCCGAACAAGGGCACCACGACGATGGCGTACCTGAAGCGCGACGACATCCCGTTCCACTACCAGCTCGCCGACGCGTTCACGATCTGCGATGCGTACCACTGCGCGATCCCGAGCTCGACCGACCCGAACCGCTACTACATGTGGACGGGCTACGTCGGCAACGACGGCACGGGCGGCGGCCCGGTGCTCGGCAACGAGGAAAGGGGCTACGGCTGGACGACCTATCCGGAAGTGCTCGAACAGGCCGGCGTGTCGTGGAAGATCTACCAGGACGTCGGCACGGGGCTCGACGCGAACGGCTCGTGGGGCTGGACGCAAAACCCGTACATCGGCAACTACGGCGACAACGCGCTGCTCTACTTCAACCAGTACCGCACCGCGCTGCCCGGCACGCCGCTGTACGACAAGGCGCGCACCGGCACCAACATCAGCGCGGGCGGCACGCTGTTCGACGTGCTGCAGCAGGACGTGAAGAACGGCACGCTGCCCCAGGTGTCGTGGATCTGCGCGCCGGAAGCGTATTCCGAGCACCCGAACTGGCCCGCGAACTACGGCGCGTGGTACATCGAGCAGGTGCTGAAGGCGCTCGTGTCGAACCCCGACGTGTGGAGCAAGACCGCACTGTTCATCACGTACGACGAAAACGACGGCTTCTTCGACCACGTGCCGCCGCCGTTCGCGCCGCAGTCGCGCGACAACGGGCTGTCGACGGTCGCGACGACCAACGAGGCGTTCGCCGGCGACGCGTCGCACATGGCCGGCCCCTACGGGCTCGGGCCGCGCGTGCCGATGCTCGTCGTGTCGCCGTGGACCAAGGGCGGCTGGGTCTGCTCGCAGACCTTCGATCACACGTCGCTGCTGCAATTCATCGAGGCGCGGTTCGGTGCGCAGCATGCGGTCACGGCGGCGAACGTGTCGCCGTGGCGCCGCACGGTGTGCGGCAACCTGACGTCCGCGTTCGACTTCTCGACACCCGACGCAAGCTGGCCGCAGCTCCCGGACACGAGCGGCTACGCGCCGCCCGACCGCAACCGTCACCCCGACTACATCCCGGTGCCGCCGGTCGTCCAGCATCTGCCGAAGCAGGAGCACGGCCTGCGTCCGGCGCGCGCGCTGCCGTACGAACTGTTCGTGCACGGGCGGATCGACAACGCGAGCGGCCAGTTCCGGCTGACCTTCGCGAACACCGGCGCCGCGGGCGCGGCGTTCCAGGTCCAGGCGCGCAACCGCGTCGACGGCCCGTGGACCTACACGGTCGACGCAGGCAAGCGGCTCTCCGACACGTGGAGCCCTGCGCCGTCGCTCGGCCTGTACGACCTCGACGTGTACGGCCCGAACGGCTTCTACTGCCACTTCCGCAGCCCCGCCGCGTCGGCGGTCGGCCCCGCGAGCGTCAACCCCGAGGTGATCTACGGCTACGACGTCGCGAACGGCAACATCACGCTGCGCCTGATGAACCGCGGCCACCGGACGGTACGGCTCAAGGTGACGAACGCGTACGGCCACGGCCATGCGCGCGAGTTCGACCTCAAGCCGGGTACGCACGTCGACGACTACTGGGACCTGCGCGGCAGCCACGGCTGGTACGACCTGACCGTCAGCGACGGCAAGCCGCTCGGCTTCCTGCGCCGCTTCGCGGGCCACGTCGAGACGGGCCGCCCGAGCACCAGCGATCCGCTGATCCGCACGACCGCGTCGCACGACGACGTCGAAGCCGCATCGGACGCGCTGTCCGACTGA
- the pdxY gene encoding pyridoxal kinase PdxY — protein sequence MKNVLSIQSHVIYGHAGNSAAVFPMQRLGVNVWPLNTVQLSNHMQYGHWAGSAIDAAKMEQLVDGIAAIGALKRCDAVLSGFLGSPPQARAAVEIVRTVKTMNPDAWYFCDPAMGQTGGIRPEPGVEEFMVQEMPALADGMSPNHTELQKLVGRRIETVAEAVDACRALIRRGPQIILVKHLHDRNSPADRFNMLAVTETEAWIGQRPLYAFPRHPVGVGDLTSAVFVARRLRGDSVRAAFEHTLAAVHAVVKATYDARRYELELVAAQDEIARPSEWFGAWVTDA from the coding sequence ATGAAAAACGTCCTCAGCATTCAGTCGCACGTCATCTACGGCCATGCCGGCAACAGTGCGGCCGTGTTCCCGATGCAGCGCCTCGGCGTCAACGTCTGGCCGCTCAATACCGTCCAGTTGTCGAATCACATGCAGTACGGCCACTGGGCCGGCAGCGCGATCGATGCCGCGAAGATGGAGCAGCTCGTCGACGGGATCGCCGCGATCGGCGCGCTCAAGCGCTGCGACGCCGTGCTGTCCGGCTTCCTCGGCTCGCCGCCGCAGGCGCGTGCGGCAGTCGAGATCGTGCGCACGGTGAAAACGATGAATCCGGACGCGTGGTACTTCTGCGATCCGGCGATGGGCCAGACGGGCGGCATCCGGCCGGAGCCCGGCGTCGAGGAATTCATGGTCCAGGAGATGCCCGCGCTCGCGGACGGCATGTCGCCGAACCACACCGAGCTGCAGAAGCTCGTCGGGCGGCGCATCGAAACCGTCGCCGAAGCCGTCGACGCGTGCCGCGCGCTGATCCGCCGCGGCCCGCAGATCATCCTCGTCAAGCACCTGCACGACCGCAACAGCCCGGCCGACCGCTTCAACATGCTCGCGGTCACCGAAACCGAAGCGTGGATCGGCCAACGCCCGCTGTACGCATTTCCGCGCCATCCGGTCGGCGTCGGCGACCTGACCAGCGCGGTTTTCGTCGCGCGCCGGCTGCGCGGCGACTCCGTGCGCGCCGCGTTCGAGCACACGCTCGCGGCCGTGCACGCGGTCGTGAAGGCCACCTACGACGCACGCCGCTACGAACTCGAACTCGTCGCCGCGCAGGACGAAATCGCACGCCCGAGCGAATGGTTCGGCGCGTGGGTGACGGACGCCTGA